The Streptomyces cathayae DNA segment GAGCATCGCCGTCAGGTAGTACTTGATGGGGAAGCGCCCGCCGCCGGCCGGCGTGGGGGTCGGTTCGATACCGCACTCGTAGGCCTCGAGCCTGGCGCGGTTGTACCGCTTCGGACCGATCAGCGTGGCCATGACCACGGAGAAGATCGCAAAGCCTGCCCCGAGGGCTCCCAGTACGAGGATGGGCGCATACGCGTTCACCGCTCCTCGCTCCTCTCAGTCGGCACTGACTGCTGGCGAGTCGGGCTCACTTGCGTCCCACGCGTCCCGCGAACCACGCCCGCCCCGGCGAAGATCGAGAACATGTGAAGCGGGTCACAAGCCCAACCGCTCCGCATCCTATGCCCGCAGGTCTGTGATCTGCGACACGGGGTATTGCCAAAGCTTTGTGATCTCCACCACCTGACGAACGATCATGAAGCCGGATGAGCGGTGATCTTCATACGCGAAGCGTCCGCGCGGTCACCAGAAGTGACAATTTGCCGCGTCGGTGCAGGTCAGAGGGGTCGCCTCACTATCAAGAGGGTTCTCCTGCATGCAAATTGGTGCTGGACGCGATCTCTTGTTAGAGGAGGCATTCACACATCAGGGGGACGCGCGGCGCGATGTGGACGCGTGCACACGTTCACGAAGTCCCGGCGCCACGAGCCGGGTCGCGGCCGGGCCGCGGTCCGGTGGCCACCCGGCGGCCACCCGGCGGCAGCCCCCGCCCACGGTCCCGCCGCGACCCGCCTGCAGCCCGATCGCCATCCCGACGCAGCACCCGATGGTGACCCGGCGGCGACCCTCGCCCACGATCCCGTCGCGGCACTCGACACGGCGCCCGGTGGCGGCCCTCGCTCGCAGCCCCGTCGCGACCCGACCGCCATCCCGACGCGATCGGGGTGCGATCCCAGCGAAAACCGGCCGCGGCGCGCATTCCGGACGCGCCGGGGCGGGTGACCGTTCCGTGACCTCCGCCACACCCCTCGAAGCGGCGGGAGAAGGGGGCTTGGCCAATCGTTACAAAGGGTGGTAGGCGCCGGGCAATTCGGACGTAAAGATGAAAGACCGTGATCACGGGCCCATTACGGCCCGTCCGCTATGTCCGTTACGGCGTCAATAAGGAACGACACGCCCGGCGTTCACGACTGCCGTTGAACGAATGTGGCGCGGCACACGTTTCTTGTGGATATGAAGGAGCCCCTGGTACCGGTTGTTCCCATGTCCCACACCGCTCACATACGCAGCCACCGGAAACCCCGCCGCACCGCGCCGTCCACGATGGCGATGCGGGCCGGAGTCGCCAGTGGTGTTCTCAGCACCCTGGCAGTGGCCGGGGCGTCGGCGGCGAACGCCGCCGAGCCGGTGACGCAGACCCTCGAACTGCCCACCCTGACGGCCGACCTGTCCACTCAGGTCGCCCAGTCCGCGCAGGCCACCCAGCTGGCCGCCGCGAACTACCAACTGCAGGCCGAGCGGGACACCGCCGCGGCCGAGGCCGCCAAGGAGGCGAAGGCAGACCTCGCCGAGGCCAAGAAGAAGGCCGAGGCGAGGAAGAAGGCCGCCGAGGAGGCCCGCAAGGCCGCCGCCGAGCGCGCCACCCGTGACGCGGAGCGCGCCGTCCTCACCACCAACGCGGGCGCCACGAGCGCGACGGCCACCACGGCTTCCACGGCCACCGCCTCCGCGCCGGCCAGCGGCAGTGTCGCGACCGTCGTCGCCTTCCTCAAGGCGCAGGTGGGCGACGCCTACGTCATGGGCGCCACGGGTCCCAACGCCTGGGACTGCTCCAGCCTGGTGCAGGCCGCGTTCAAGCAGGTCGGCGTCGACCTGCCGCGCGTCTCGCAGGACCAGTCGACCGTCGGCACCGACGTCTCGCTGTCCAACCTCCAGGTCGGCGACATCCTGTACTGGGGCGGCAAGGGTTCCGCCTACCACACGGGCGTCTACATCGGTAACGGTCAGTACCTGGACGCCGCCAACCCGTCCAAGGGCGTCGTCATCCAGGATC contains these protein-coding regions:
- a CDS encoding NADH-quinone oxidoreductase subunit A, with the translated sequence MNAYAPILVLGALGAGFAIFSVVMATLIGPKRYNRARLEAYECGIEPTPTPAGGGRFPIKYYLTAMLFIVFDIEIVFLYPWAVSFDALGIFGLVEMLLFVLTVFVAYAYVWRRGGLEWD
- a CDS encoding C40 family peptidase, whose product is MKEPLVPVVPMSHTAHIRSHRKPRRTAPSTMAMRAGVASGVLSTLAVAGASAANAAEPVTQTLELPTLTADLSTQVAQSAQATQLAAANYQLQAERDTAAAEAAKEAKADLAEAKKKAEARKKAAEEARKAAAERATRDAERAVLTTNAGATSATATTASTATASAPASGSVATVVAFLKAQVGDAYVMGATGPNAWDCSSLVQAAFKQVGVDLPRVSQDQSTVGTDVSLSNLQVGDILYWGGKGSAYHTGVYIGNGQYLDAANPSKGVVIQDLSGYPASGAVRVL